One window from the genome of Cucumis melo cultivar AY chromosome 12, USDA_Cmelo_AY_1.0, whole genome shotgun sequence encodes:
- the LOC103489015 gene encoding exocyst complex component EXO70B1, with protein sequence MATTTTSVGGGGGGGGGGGGGEDRVMATAQQILNSLNTPKDVRDDMLLIFSSFDNRLSNITSLVNSGDSKKEEDRFEAAEKVILRWDSGHGASRNSINWEDSPDEAAEYLTAVDDIIQWIDDLSIRSDSAEIVDRAENAIQIAMSRLEDEFRHMLIRSTVPLDADHLYGSIRKVSLSFASHDSENSDEFESFADAHRGSGIYHERGVSLGDDLRVDLIHPDAVVDLKEIADRMIRSGYEKECVNVYTGVRRDALDECLVVLGVEKLSIEDVQKIDWKILDEKMKKWIQAVKVSVRVLLTGEKRLCDYIFSGSDDSEEVCFNETAKGCIRQLLNFAEAIAIGERSVEKLFRILDMYEALEYVFPELQAMVTDEFVIEEARGVLSRLGEAAKGTFVEFENAVRSETSKKTMLNAEIHPLTRYVMNYLTLVVVYSKTLDALLEGDDEDLHHLGVDGAENLELETMSPLGRRLFSLIATLETNLERKSKLYGDDSIQYIFLMNNIQYIVQKVKDSELGKLLGDRWVRKRRGQVRIYATNYLRASWGKLLSFLKEEGTGGSSNSALKLATLKEKFKNFNAGFEEIYRVQTGWKVPDAQLREELRISVSAKALPAYRAFLGRHGSQLENTRHAGRYIKYTSDDLEGYLLDLFEGSSCVIHHLRRKSSS encoded by the coding sequence ATGGCGACGACGACCACCAGTGTTGGCGGTGGGGGTGGGGGTGggggtggtggtggtggtggggAGGATAGAGTTATGGCTACGGCTCAGCAGATATTGAATAGCCTTAATACGCCTAAGGATGTTCGAGACGATATGCTTTTGATCTTCTCTAGTTTTGATAATCGTCTTTCTAATATCACCAGTTTGGTCAATAGTGGGGATTCGAAGAAAGAGGAGGATCGATTCGAAGCTGCGGAGAAGGTGATTCTTCGTTGGGATTCTGGTCATGGAGCTTCTCGGAACTCGATTAATTGGGAGGACTCGCCAGATGAGGCGGCTGAGTATTTAACTGCGGTTGATGATATTATTCAGTGGATCGACGACTTGTCGATTCGTTCGGATTCTGCTGAGATCGTCGACCGTGCTGAGAACGCGATCCAGATCGCTATGTCGAGGCTTGAGGATGAGTTTCGTCATATGTTGATTCGGAGCACCGTTCCTCTCGATGCGGACCATCTCTACGGTTCAATTCGTAAGGTTTCCCTCTCTTTTGCTTCACACGACAGCGAAAATTCCGATGAATTTGAGTCGTTTGCTGATGCTCACCGTGGTTCCGGAATCTATCATGAGCGTGGTGTCAGTTTGGGAGATGATTTGCGGGTTGATTTGATCCATCCTGACGCCGTTGTTGATTTGAAGGAGATCGCCGACCGGATGATTCGGTCTGGATACGAGAAAGAGTGTGTTAATGTGTATACTGGTGTTCGTCGCGATGCTTTAGATGAGTGCTTGGTTGTTCTTGGAGTTGAGAAGCTAAGTATTGAGGATGTTCAGAAAATTGACTGGAAAATCTTAGacgagaagatgaagaaatggATCCAAGCTGTTAAGGTCAGCGTTCGAGTACTTTTGACGGGGGAGAAGCGACTGTGCGACTATATCTTTAGTGGCTCCGATGATTCTGAGGAAGTCTGCTTCAATGAGACTGCCAAAGGGTGCATCAGACAATTACTGAATTTTGCAGAAGCCATTGCTATAGGGGAAAGGTCAGTGGAGAAGCTATTTCGTATTCTAGATATGTATGAAGCTCTGGAATACGTTTTCCCAGAATTGCAGGCTATGGTCACTGATGAATTTGTGATCGAGGAGGCGCGAGGAGTACTTTCTAGGCTGGGAGAGGCCGCCAAAGGTACATTTGTTGAATTTGAGAATGCTGTTCGGAGTGAAACTTCTAAGAAAACAATGTTAAATGCTGAGATTCACCCGCTCACTCGTTATGTCATGAATTACTTAACATTGGTTGTGGTTTATAGTAAGACTCTTGATGCACTTTTAGAAGGTGACGATGAGGATTTGCATCACCTAGGGGTTGATGGTGCTGAAAATTTGGAGTTAGAAACTATGTCACCTTTAGGTCGTCGTTTGTTTTCATTGATAGCAACACTGGAGACCAATCTAGAGAGAAAATCCAAACTCTATGGTGATGATTCAATACAATATATATTCCTCATGAACAATATACAATATATTGTGCAAAAAGTGAAAGATTCTGAGCTTGGAAAGCTTTTGGGCGACCGCTGGGTACGGAAGCGCCGAGGCCAGGTTCGCATATATGCAACAAACTATCTTAGGGCGTCTTGGGGcaaattattatcttttttgaAGGAAGAAGGTACTGGTGGGAGCTCCAACAGTGCCCTGAAACTAGCTACTTTGAaggaaaaattcaaaaatttcaatgCTGGCTTTGAGGAAATCTATAGAGTTCAGACAGGTTGGAAGGTTCCAGATGCTCAACTACGAGAAGAGCTCCGAATTTCAGTGTCCGCAAAAGCTCTACCTGCTTATCGTGCCTTCTTGGGAAGACATGGAAGTCAGTTAGAGAATACAAGACATGCTGGGAGGTATATAAAGTACACATCAGATGACTTGGAAGGCTATCTATTGGATTTGTTTGAAGGATCATCTTGTGTTATACATCACTTACGAAGAAAAAGTAGTTCATAG
- the LOC107991313 gene encoding uncharacterized protein LOC107991313, translated as MSNPVERTREGEEEGEGEDPKPSDVNPSDHGDQSQEWEIMARAWLCSFPEAKAGSMEEVEAWIDSNHASLPGNLKSMPRSDLCQRLISIQNLMRLSTQGKEDIHKQQDEADQGDQGDLPHARFQRTDQWIPVYSWLESLQQDEVVKSKEISDWLTENPTIRDQLCSRHSRYHLMHYIKKCHLKILKRKEKKKGSQLPDKSPLKVHKDVFMKPALPPRDSFSDLPKDSDIYLAKRKEAFRKYEILVELEKLLAAKFSKSQGVNN; from the exons ATGTCGAATCCAGTTGAACGAACCCgcgaaggagaagaagaaggagaaggagaagaccCTAAGCCTTCTGATGTAAACCCTAGCGACCATGGTGATCAATCCCAAGAATGGGAAATCATGGCGCGAGCTTGGCTTTGCTCCTTCCCCGAGGCCAAAGCTGGTTCCATGGAAGAGGTTGAAGCCTGGATTGATTCTAACCATGCCTCTTTACCTGGAAATCTTAAATCAATGCCCCGCTCCGACCTTTGCCAGCGCCTCATTTCCATCCAAAATTTAATGAGACTTTCCACTCAG GGAAAGGAAGACATTCATAAACAACAAGATGAGGCTGATCAGGGGGATCAGGGTGATCTTCCACACGCTCGATTTCAACGCACCGACCAGTGGATACCCGTTTATTCTTGGTTAGAGTCTCTACAACAAGATGAGGTTGTCAAGTCCAAGGAAATATCTGATTGGTTAACTGAAAATCCCACGATCAGAGATCAGCTGTGTTCAAGACATTCTCGTTATCATTTAATGCACTATATCAAAAAGTGTCATTTGAAGATATtgaagagaaaggaaaagaaaaag GGTTCTCAGCTGCCTGACAAATCTCCTCTAAAAGTTCACAAGGATGTTTTCATGAAACCAGCACTGCCTCCAC GTGATTCATTTAGCGATCTACCAAAAGACAGTGACATATATTTGGCAAAACGAAAGGAAGCCTTCCGAAAATATGAAAT TTTAGTGGAGTTGGAGAAGTTGCTTGCCGCCAAATTTTCCAAGTCTCAAGGAGTCAATAATTAG
- the LOC103484389 gene encoding UPF0235 protein At5g63440 isoform X2: protein MPKRKTDKAFVLDKKKHLARLNINEAGKILLKRGEGKLERQYRMNCIGCGLFVCYRSEEDLEFASFIYVVDGALSTVAAETNPQDAPVPPCISQLEGGLVQVAIEVEDRAQRSAITRVNADDVRVAVAAPAARGEANNELLEFMGKVLGLRLSQMTLQRGWNNKSKLLVVEDLSARQVYEKLLEAVQP, encoded by the exons ATGCCAAAAAGGAAGACTGACAAAGCTTTTGTGTTGGACAAGAAGAAACATCTTGCAAGGTTAAATATCAACGAGGCAGGGAAAATTCTATTGAAAAG GGGTGAAGGGAAACTTGAAAGGCAATACCGCATGAATTGTATAGGCTGTGGACTCTTTGTGTGTTATCGCTCAGAGGAAGATTTGGAATTTGCTTCTTTCATATATGTTGTTGATGGTGCACTTAGTACAGTGGCTGCTGAAACCAATCCACAG GATGCTCCTGTGCCACCCTGTATATCTCAACTTGAAGGTGGACTTGTCCAAGTGGCCATAGAAGTTGAAGATCGAGCACAGCGCTCAGCAATTACAA GAGTAAATGCTGACGATGTACGTGTCGCTGTTGCAGCGCCTGCAGCACGTGGAGAAGCCAACAATGAGCTTTTGGAGTTCATGGGAAAA GTATTGGGACTGAGGCTTAGCCAAATGACTCtccaacggggatggaataacAAATCAAAGCTTCTTGTG GTTGAGGATTTGTCTGCCAGACAGGTGTATGAAAAGCTTCTCGAAGCTGTGCAACCTTGA
- the LOC103484389 gene encoding UPF0235 protein At5g63440 isoform X1 — translation MPKRTTHTYSSEDAAPDGPDSDLFVYYCKHCGSHVLITDTQLQKMPKRKTDKAFVLDKKKHLARLNINEAGKILLKRGEGKLERQYRMNCIGCGLFVCYRSEEDLEFASFIYVVDGALSTVAAETNPQDAPVPPCISQLEGGLVQVAIEVEDRAQRSAITRVNADDVRVAVAAPAARGEANNELLEFMGKVLGLRLSQMTLQRGWNNKSKLLVVEDLSARQVYEKLLEAVQP, via the exons ATGCCGAAGAGAACGACGCATACATACTCGAGCGAGGATGCCGCACCAGATGGACCAGACTCTGATCTCTTTGTTTACTACTGCAAGCATTGTGGATCGCATGTCTTAATCACTG ATACTCAATTGCAGAAGATGCCAAAAAGGAAGACTGACAAAGCTTTTGTGTTGGACAAGAAGAAACATCTTGCAAGGTTAAATATCAACGAGGCAGGGAAAATTCTATTGAAAAG GGGTGAAGGGAAACTTGAAAGGCAATACCGCATGAATTGTATAGGCTGTGGACTCTTTGTGTGTTATCGCTCAGAGGAAGATTTGGAATTTGCTTCTTTCATATATGTTGTTGATGGTGCACTTAGTACAGTGGCTGCTGAAACCAATCCACAG GATGCTCCTGTGCCACCCTGTATATCTCAACTTGAAGGTGGACTTGTCCAAGTGGCCATAGAAGTTGAAGATCGAGCACAGCGCTCAGCAATTACAA GAGTAAATGCTGACGATGTACGTGTCGCTGTTGCAGCGCCTGCAGCACGTGGAGAAGCCAACAATGAGCTTTTGGAGTTCATGGGAAAA GTATTGGGACTGAGGCTTAGCCAAATGACTCtccaacggggatggaataacAAATCAAAGCTTCTTGTG GTTGAGGATTTGTCTGCCAGACAGGTGTATGAAAAGCTTCTCGAAGCTGTGCAACCTTGA